Proteins co-encoded in one Opitutus terrae PB90-1 genomic window:
- a CDS encoding DUF883 family protein — MNHTATAARTSGAPTRKLKKLLAEAHTLVADASSEKPADAIRALQARLATGRARLGELYAGARDKVTAGAKGTDEAIRAHPYRSLAIAAGLGMLLGALIARRSDSR; from the coding sequence ATGAACCACACCGCAACTGCAGCCCGCACCTCGGGCGCACCGACCCGCAAACTGAAAAAGCTGTTGGCCGAGGCCCACACCTTGGTCGCCGACGCCTCGTCGGAAAAACCCGCGGACGCCATTCGCGCCTTGCAGGCGCGATTAGCCACGGGCCGGGCCCGGCTCGGTGAACTCTACGCGGGCGCACGGGACAAGGTCACCGCCGGAGCCAAAGGCACCGACGAGGCCATTCGCGCCCATCCGTACCGATCCCTGGCCATCGCGGCGGGACTCGGAATGCTCCTCGGCGCGCTGATCGCCCGACGCTCCGACAGCCGATAG
- a CDS encoding family 43 glycosylhydrolase: MRPLLALVTCMFALSASAATWTADNGNGTFTNPLFYDEFSDPDLIRVGDDFYLTGTTMHAQPGLPILHSRDLVNWQLLTYAFERLDLGPAFRLEEGRESYGQGIWAPCFRHHGGTFYIFSNVNGQTTQLFRAQNPAGPWTRTPMKRAFHDLSVLFDDDGKVYVIWGYQDVHFAQLDEALTDIVPGTEKIIIRKGAGLGEGLHWYKIDGRYYILSAWFEGRMRMPAARADRPDGPYEINPAISMDEDFGLAEGYRLRNRSFPFEITPPNTRDGGRMSLHQGGIVSTPAGEWWGFSMMDYNSVGRLTCLSPVTWQDGWPYFGLPGNLKRTPRTWIKPATAHTSAPAVPYQRDDDFSGPKLANVWQWNHVPIDDRWSLAERAGYLRLHALPAPDFWWARNTLTQRAIGPQSVPTVALDVSGLKAGDVAGLALLNLPYAWLGVRSDGARRELVQFDQLTGKSVTVPLERDRVWLRASCDFLTEQAVFSYSVDGSAFTRIGDEFTMIFQLKTFQGVRYALFAYNTSGATGGHADFDRFTVDEPHPRGLMRPIPASRTITLTPVGVETAVAIDGANRFEVVARELGRVALRAGERYVSVNADGQLTLKKGEPADSELFQWTENVYGDLNLLSLTTHRHVRFDAARGLVFADSPGPKPDRHDGSCLVWRYAE, encoded by the coding sequence ATGAGACCCCTGCTCGCGCTGGTCACGTGCATGTTCGCGCTTTCGGCGTCGGCGGCGACGTGGACTGCTGACAACGGCAATGGCACGTTCACCAATCCGCTGTTCTACGACGAGTTTTCGGATCCGGATCTGATCCGCGTCGGCGACGATTTTTATCTGACCGGCACGACGATGCACGCGCAGCCGGGGCTGCCGATCCTGCACTCGCGGGACTTGGTGAACTGGCAGTTGCTCACCTACGCGTTCGAGCGGCTGGATCTCGGGCCCGCCTTCCGGCTGGAGGAGGGCCGCGAGAGTTACGGGCAGGGGATCTGGGCGCCGTGTTTCCGGCACCACGGCGGCACGTTCTACATTTTCTCGAACGTCAACGGCCAAACCACGCAGCTCTTCCGGGCGCAGAATCCGGCCGGCCCGTGGACGCGGACGCCGATGAAGCGCGCGTTTCACGATCTTTCCGTGCTCTTCGATGACGATGGCAAGGTGTATGTCATCTGGGGGTATCAGGACGTCCATTTCGCGCAGCTCGATGAGGCGTTGACCGACATCGTGCCAGGCACCGAGAAAATCATCATCCGCAAGGGCGCCGGTCTCGGCGAAGGCCTGCATTGGTACAAAATCGACGGACGCTACTACATCCTGAGCGCGTGGTTCGAGGGGCGGATGCGGATGCCGGCGGCACGAGCGGACCGGCCGGATGGCCCGTACGAGATCAATCCGGCGATCAGCATGGACGAGGACTTCGGGCTGGCCGAGGGCTATCGGTTGCGCAACCGCAGCTTTCCGTTCGAGATCACGCCGCCGAACACCCGCGACGGCGGGCGCATGTCGCTGCATCAGGGCGGCATCGTGAGCACGCCGGCCGGCGAGTGGTGGGGTTTTTCGATGATGGACTACAATTCCGTCGGACGGCTCACGTGTTTGTCGCCGGTGACGTGGCAGGACGGCTGGCCGTATTTCGGATTGCCCGGAAATCTCAAGCGCACGCCGCGCACGTGGATCAAGCCGGCGACCGCTCATACGAGCGCGCCGGCCGTCCCATATCAGCGCGACGACGATTTCTCCGGGCCGAAGCTCGCGAACGTGTGGCAGTGGAATCATGTGCCGATCGACGATCGCTGGTCGCTCGCCGAGCGCGCCGGCTATCTGCGGCTGCACGCGCTGCCGGCACCGGATTTCTGGTGGGCACGCAACACGCTCACGCAGCGCGCCATTGGTCCGCAGTCGGTGCCGACGGTGGCGCTCGACGTGAGCGGGCTGAAGGCGGGCGACGTCGCGGGACTGGCGCTGTTGAACCTACCGTATGCGTGGCTCGGCGTGCGCAGCGACGGAGCCCGCCGGGAACTCGTGCAGTTTGATCAGCTCACGGGCAAGAGCGTGACGGTGCCGTTGGAGCGCGATCGCGTATGGCTGCGTGCGAGCTGCGATTTCCTGACGGAGCAGGCGGTGTTCAGCTACAGCGTGGACGGCAGTGCGTTCACGCGGATCGGCGACGAATTTACGATGATCTTTCAGCTGAAAACCTTTCAGGGCGTGCGCTACGCGCTCTTCGCCTACAACACGAGCGGCGCGACCGGCGGGCACGCGGACTTCGATCGCTTTACGGTCGACGAGCCGCATCCGCGTGGGCTGATGCGCCCGATTCCGGCGAGCCGGACGATCACGCTAACGCCGGTCGGCGTCGAAACGGCGGTTGCGATCGACGGCGCCAATCGGTTCGAAGTGGTGGCGCGCGAGCTCGGCCGCGTGGCGCTGCGCGCGGGCGAACGTTACGTGTCGGTGAACGCCGACGGGCAACTCACGCTGAAGAAGGGCGAGCCCGCGGACAGCGAGTTGTTCCAGTGGACGGAGAACGTTTATGGCGATCTGAACCTGCTGTCGCTTACGACGCATCGTCACGTCCGTTTCGATGCGGCGCGCGGCCTGGTGTTCGCTGATTCGCCGGGACCGAAGCCGGATCGCCACGACGGCTCGTGCCTCGTGTGGCGCTACGCCGAGTGA
- a CDS encoding type II toxin-antitoxin system VapC family toxin, producing MIAYPDTSFLCALYVAQSTSAVAIAHYRRMKEPLHVSVLLLGEFRQSVRFQIFRNSKDATQGYARNTGLEALAKLQSNIDAGALVVVPTEWTEVFHLAERISAQHTIAGGHRFMDVLHVATAMHLGAVELLSFDANQRKLAAAEGLAAKP from the coding sequence GTGATCGCCTATCCGGATACTTCGTTTCTCTGCGCACTCTACGTGGCTCAGAGCACATCGGCAGTGGCGATCGCCCACTATCGCCGAATGAAGGAGCCGTTGCACGTTTCCGTATTATTGCTCGGGGAGTTTCGCCAGTCGGTGCGCTTTCAGATTTTTCGAAACAGCAAGGACGCTACTCAGGGCTATGCTCGGAACACGGGCCTTGAGGCGCTCGCGAAGCTTCAATCCAACATCGACGCCGGCGCATTGGTGGTGGTGCCAACAGAGTGGACTGAAGTTTTCCACCTCGCTGAGCGGATTTCCGCGCAGCATACGATTGCCGGGGGCCATCGTTTCATGGACGTGCTGCACGTTGCGACCGCGATGCACCTCGGTGCGGTCGAGCTGCTCTCTTTCGACGCCAACCAGCGAAAGCTTGCGGCCGCGGAGGGTCTCGCGGCCAAACCATAA
- a CDS encoding SLC13 family permease, translated as MKFKAAGLVLGLALFLAVLFIPTPASFMTAAAQALGTPPPATTISAAQLAGSMQAVLAVLALMVVWWLTEAVPLPATALLPAVLLPLLKVTGLQGHAVYEFSPKNALQNYANPVIYLFLGGFLIAGAMQKWKLDRRFTLWFLTRGNVAGRAGSILFGMMAVTALLSMWISNTAAAALMLPLGIGVLSLVDAQPGNSRFGTALMLGIAWAASIGGVGTIIGTPPNGIALGVLNATFAHDPSYQRITFLDWMKFGVPLVLLLLPIAWAVLMRLHPPEIGRLPGGKARLQAERVALGPLSRGEKGTIAIFALAVILWVTNPFWPALLPDAALQRIAWVDEYLIGLVCGTLLFFIPVSLREGRFLLDWSDTRFVDWGTLILFGGGIALSDAMFKTGLAAWIATSFVALLGTPSTIVLTFAVVCFIAMLTEVTSNTAVTTMMVPVVVSIALRTGANPVTVAVATAISASMAFMLPVATPPNALVFGTGYVRLRDMVRSGLVLDALGCVVTMFIIFVVASRLLGVLSL; from the coding sequence ATGAAGTTCAAAGCCGCCGGCTTGGTGCTCGGTCTCGCGCTGTTCCTTGCTGTTCTCTTCATTCCGACGCCGGCGTCATTCATGACCGCCGCCGCACAAGCCCTCGGCACGCCGCCTCCGGCAACTACGATTTCCGCGGCGCAACTGGCCGGATCGATGCAGGCCGTGCTCGCGGTGCTGGCCCTGATGGTCGTGTGGTGGCTGACGGAAGCCGTGCCGCTGCCGGCGACCGCGCTGCTGCCCGCCGTGCTTTTGCCGCTGCTAAAAGTGACCGGCCTGCAGGGCCACGCCGTTTACGAATTCTCGCCGAAAAATGCGCTGCAGAACTACGCGAACCCGGTGATCTATCTTTTTCTCGGCGGCTTCCTCATCGCGGGCGCGATGCAGAAGTGGAAACTCGATCGGCGGTTCACGCTCTGGTTTCTCACGCGGGGCAATGTCGCCGGTCGCGCCGGCTCGATCCTGTTCGGCATGATGGCGGTGACGGCGCTGCTCTCGATGTGGATCTCCAACACGGCCGCCGCCGCGCTGATGCTCCCGCTCGGCATCGGCGTGCTTTCGCTGGTCGATGCGCAGCCGGGCAACTCCCGCTTTGGCACGGCGCTGATGCTCGGCATCGCGTGGGCGGCCTCGATCGGCGGCGTGGGCACGATCATCGGCACGCCTCCGAACGGAATCGCACTCGGGGTGCTCAACGCCACGTTCGCGCACGACCCGAGCTACCAGCGAATCACTTTTCTCGACTGGATGAAGTTCGGCGTGCCGTTGGTGCTGCTGCTCCTGCCGATCGCATGGGCGGTGCTGATGCGACTGCACCCGCCGGAAATCGGGCGGCTCCCCGGCGGCAAGGCGCGGCTGCAGGCGGAACGCGTCGCGCTCGGCCCGCTCTCGCGCGGCGAGAAGGGCACCATCGCCATCTTCGCGCTCGCGGTGATTCTGTGGGTGACGAACCCGTTCTGGCCGGCGCTGCTGCCCGACGCGGCGCTGCAACGGATCGCCTGGGTGGACGAATACCTCATCGGCCTCGTGTGCGGCACTCTGTTGTTTTTCATTCCCGTGAGCCTCCGCGAAGGCCGGTTCCTGCTCGACTGGAGCGACACGCGTTTTGTCGATTGGGGCACGCTGATCCTCTTCGGCGGCGGCATCGCGCTGTCGGATGCGATGTTCAAAACCGGACTCGCGGCATGGATCGCCACGTCATTCGTCGCCCTGCTCGGCACGCCCAGCACGATCGTGCTGACGTTCGCCGTCGTGTGCTTCATCGCGATGCTCACCGAGGTGACGTCCAACACGGCCGTGACCACGATGATGGTGCCGGTGGTCGTCTCGATCGCCCTGCGCACCGGCGCCAACCCGGTCACGGTCGCCGTCGCGACCGCGATCTCCGCCTCGATGGCGTTCATGCTGCCGGTGGCCACGCCGCCGAATGCGCTGGTGTTCGGCACCGGCTACGTTCGGCTGCGCGACATGGTCCGCAGCGGCCTCGTGCTCGACGCCCTCGGCTGCGTGGTGACGATGTTCATCATCTTCGTCGTCGCCTCCCGGCTCCTTGGCGTGCTCAGCCTTTAG
- a CDS encoding DUF3185 family protein, producing the protein MNRLFSLVLLVAGIVLIIYGLSALDSIGSSFSRFFTSSPTDRTMWLLIGGVACAVFGLAGVVRRTT; encoded by the coding sequence ATGAACCGACTCTTCTCTCTTGTGCTCTTGGTTGCCGGAATCGTCTTGATCATCTACGGGCTCTCCGCGCTCGATTCGATCGGCTCCAGTTTCTCCCGGTTCTTCACCAGCTCACCGACGGACCGGACGATGTGGCTGCTCATCGGCGGTGTCGCGTGTGCCGTCTTCGGATTGGCCGGCGTGGTCCGGCGCACCACCTAG
- a CDS encoding tyrosine-type recombinase/integrase yields MIRDVAAKYFENTAADVSFKTYTDIWLKRKATEEVSPGTLTRYRQIAEAMGEFLGPRIERNLVFLSAIEVQTFRDLIGARLSAKSANIYLKTLRILLGEAWRDGHVIENVANKVKTLKVRENQTARRPFTTTQIEILLSHAPGEWKGIILFGFYTAQRLGDIASLSWSQVDLEKAVVHFKTAKTHRTVEVPLADPLLAFLKRLPAPERATAPVFPKAHAIVTKEGRTGSLSNQFHEILTAAKLAEKRTHHADAKAPTGRSGKRQTSALSFHSLRHSATSALKREGVNDATARDIVGHESRAISEHYTHIDTETKRRAIAKLPVLIQPDQ; encoded by the coding sequence GTGATTCGCGACGTTGCCGCGAAATACTTCGAGAACACCGCGGCGGATGTGTCGTTCAAGACCTACACGGATATCTGGCTGAAGCGGAAGGCGACCGAGGAAGTGAGCCCGGGCACCCTCACCCGCTATCGCCAGATCGCGGAGGCGATGGGAGAGTTTCTGGGACCACGGATCGAACGAAACCTGGTTTTTCTCAGTGCGATTGAGGTCCAGACGTTCCGTGACTTGATCGGAGCGCGCCTGAGCGCGAAAAGTGCGAACATCTACCTTAAGACGCTCCGCATCCTGCTGGGCGAAGCGTGGCGCGACGGTCACGTGATCGAGAATGTCGCCAACAAAGTTAAGACGTTGAAAGTGCGCGAAAATCAAACCGCGCGCCGTCCCTTCACCACGACGCAGATCGAGATCCTATTGAGCCACGCGCCGGGTGAGTGGAAAGGGATAATCCTTTTCGGCTTCTACACCGCCCAGCGACTCGGGGATATTGCGAGTTTGTCCTGGAGCCAAGTGGACCTCGAAAAGGCGGTGGTTCATTTCAAAACGGCGAAAACGCATCGCACCGTTGAAGTGCCCCTTGCTGACCCGCTGCTCGCTTTTCTCAAACGCCTACCCGCACCTGAGCGAGCCACCGCTCCCGTCTTTCCCAAAGCCCACGCGATTGTCACCAAGGAAGGGCGGACCGGATCACTCTCGAATCAGTTCCACGAGATTCTCACCGCAGCCAAACTCGCCGAGAAACGCACGCACCATGCCGACGCGAAGGCGCCGACCGGGCGCAGCGGCAAGCGTCAGACCAGTGCGCTCTCGTTTCACTCGTTGCGCCATTCCGCAACCAGCGCTCTGAAGCGCGAAGGCGTCAATGACGCGACCGCGCGGGACATCGTCGGCCACGAGTCCCGGGCGATTTCGGAGCACTACACGCACATCGACACCGAAACGAAGCGACGGGCCATCGCGAAACTGCCGGTCTTGATCCAACCGGACCAATAG
- a CDS encoding VOC family protein, whose protein sequence is MKRVSLFWLIFALGSGAALLDAADTPVARINHIALYVRDLKTSTDFYQQVLGLQTIPEPFHDGRHTWFLIGPKTHLHIISGATVELPKDKNTHLCFSVAAVEEFIPRLARAGVAYENWAGQASAVTLRADGVKQIYFRDPDGYWLEVNDAKE, encoded by the coding sequence ATGAAACGCGTTTCCCTCTTCTGGCTGATCTTCGCGCTCGGCAGCGGCGCTGCACTGCTCGATGCCGCCGATACGCCCGTCGCGCGGATCAATCACATCGCGCTTTACGTGCGCGACCTGAAAACCAGCACCGACTTCTATCAACAGGTGCTCGGACTGCAGACGATTCCCGAGCCGTTCCACGACGGTCGGCACACGTGGTTCCTCATCGGCCCGAAGACGCACCTGCACATCATCTCCGGCGCCACCGTCGAACTGCCGAAGGACAAGAACACGCACCTCTGCTTCTCCGTGGCTGCCGTGGAGGAATTCATTCCGCGGCTCGCGCGCGCCGGCGTCGCCTACGAAAACTGGGCGGGCCAGGCTTCCGCGGTCACGCTGCGAGCCGATGGCGTGAAGCAGATCTATTTCCGCGATCCGGACGGCTATTGGCTGGAGGTCAACGACGCGAAGGAGTGA
- a CDS encoding asparagine synthase-related protein, which produces MIKEITLQELDTGKFIADYVAEIRNAVADGLAINALSGGVDSSVVTMLGHRALGPRLRTVLIENGLMREGEPERVRAIFEQLGVKVEIIDAREEFFAALKGITDPEEKREAITQTFYKKVFGRIVRESGAKFLLQGTILTDVDETVAGIKRQHNVFAQLGIDPQATFGYEILEPLIRLRKDGVRKVGQALGLPVEMFKRIPFPGPALAARVIGEATPERIATVRQATTVVERLLAGTGAFQYLAILHQDRVTGMRQNRREFGQQIEVRCWDSTDARVAAPTRLPFDLLEQLAHEILRDVPGVVSVTYNIATKPPSTIEAV; this is translated from the coding sequence ATGATCAAGGAAATCACCCTGCAGGAACTCGATACCGGCAAATTCATCGCGGACTACGTGGCGGAGATTCGCAATGCCGTCGCCGACGGGCTCGCGATCAACGCGCTTTCCGGCGGCGTCGACTCGTCCGTCGTAACGATGCTCGGCCACCGCGCGCTCGGGCCGCGACTGCGCACGGTCTTGATCGAGAACGGGCTCATGCGCGAAGGTGAACCGGAGCGGGTGCGCGCGATCTTCGAGCAGCTCGGCGTGAAGGTGGAGATCATCGATGCGCGCGAGGAGTTCTTCGCCGCGCTGAAGGGGATCACCGATCCGGAGGAGAAGCGCGAGGCGATCACCCAGACGTTCTATAAAAAGGTTTTCGGGCGCATCGTGCGCGAAAGCGGTGCGAAATTCCTGCTGCAGGGCACGATCCTCACCGACGTCGATGAAACCGTCGCCGGAATCAAGCGGCAGCACAATGTGTTCGCGCAGCTCGGCATCGATCCGCAGGCCACGTTCGGTTACGAGATTCTCGAGCCGTTGATCCGGCTGCGGAAAGACGGTGTGCGGAAAGTCGGCCAGGCCCTGGGATTGCCGGTCGAGATGTTCAAGCGCATCCCGTTCCCCGGACCGGCGCTGGCGGCGCGCGTGATCGGCGAGGCCACGCCCGAGCGGATCGCGACGGTGCGGCAGGCGACGACCGTGGTGGAGCGGCTGCTTGCGGGCACGGGCGCGTTCCAATACCTGGCGATCCTGCATCAGGACCGTGTCACCGGCATGCGGCAGAACCGGCGCGAGTTCGGCCAACAGATCGAGGTGCGCTGCTGGGACAGCACGGATGCGCGGGTGGCCGCGCCGACGCGGCTGCCGTTCGATTTGCTCGAACAACTGGCCCACGAAATCCTGCGCGACGTGCCGGGCGTGGTGAGCGTGACCTACAACATCGCCACGAAACCGCCGTCCACGATCGAAGCGGTGTGA
- a CDS encoding type II toxin-antitoxin system Phd/YefM family antitoxin, whose product MKPAASLTRLCAVIDSSIMKHRTATVADLRNHFRRVSAWLENGESVEIIKRGRRFARLVPATAEGTSNKPVKIDFVSQLRSVWGKKIFSSDEVQAMREAELGSQS is encoded by the coding sequence ATGAAGCCGGCCGCGAGCTTGACCCGTTTGTGCGCCGTGATAGATTCTTCTATCATGAAGCATCGAACCGCAACGGTCGCGGACCTCCGCAACCATTTCCGTCGCGTATCGGCGTGGCTCGAAAACGGCGAGTCCGTTGAGATTATTAAGCGCGGGCGGAGGTTCGCGCGGCTGGTTCCGGCGACCGCCGAAGGCACGTCAAACAAGCCCGTCAAAATCGACTTCGTCAGCCAACTTCGCTCCGTCTGGGGCAAAAAGATATTCTCCTCCGATGAAGTCCAGGCCATGCGCGAGGCCGAGCTGGGAAGCCAGTCGTGA
- a CDS encoding C10 family peptidase, translated as MTNPLDRSIAALPRGASCTRTRRQNLVLDTDARTVEPMPRRAETPLPPPANLPALPAWLPAALVGMALLGAFAVSASAAPVAQDTALRAANGWLRRSPAPLAEPAGRAGAATTHGDAAGSPLFHVVQLEPRGFLVLAADDEVEPVLAFSSDSAFLAQPATPLFDLLQRDAAARIATARREAQVASFSTAARTRGVNRAKWDTLLSLGSGTADERVRTFAAYEVSDLCVAPMVTSRWDQLSAQVLTATGTREIFIYNYYTPPYAPGDPANFLAGCSPVAWAQIMRFHEWPKAPTPGLYTMAIGGWPLRVAMRGGDGNGGPYNWDAMPLVPGPEITLEQIQAIGALMLDAGIGTGADYYPSYIGTFATNTAAAMKTVFRYAEAKTCLPDPGLEELMKAVRTSLDAGLPANLNIFTKTNIGHSVVIDGYGYLAGTRYHHINLGWGGHSTAWYNFPPIDVQMSDGSPEFFTDITSLIYNIDPQVAGEMITGRITREDGSPVAGATVAIDTVPARSVATNARGIYAFKGLAAGATHTLSATADGHLVTSSAATTTVGNSAVETNTTPNRTVDFRATPVTVSAPAPQAMTAGSAVQLSVAPSAAQPVGWRHNGATLPDTASLSLTLPALQPADAGVYSLTLSAGAATAESPLAIVGLVTSVKVIGAGHEVLSDVYVEQNGNTFDQVLLEGAAATITADSAEHQITRISFLDLDDDIVQVEFSGPGSLTVTLENPSGPALPVNYIQGVTYMKGHASIVITDATQDTHVSVFSVGKANAVNQTLFKPGIAYDGIADLAFIAISSRDGRFGGVRAANASFFASRGVTGLYAPGVNITGPLYLGDVSAFDTAKAMICVGAAADVRITGGDLSQDNGQPVRVSGLSRVAFADGADSHGRPLGAKSNRATFWDNGVDVTAQLVAEPLAGPGGR; from the coding sequence ATGACGAATCCGCTCGATCGGAGCATCGCAGCCCTGCCGCGCGGCGCGTCGTGCACGCGTACGCGGCGGCAAAACCTTGTCCTCGACACCGACGCGCGCACAGTTGAGCCGATGCCCCGCCGCGCGGAAACTCCCCTGCCCCCGCCCGCGAATCTCCCCGCGCTCCCAGCCTGGCTGCCCGCCGCGCTGGTGGGGATGGCGCTGCTCGGGGCGTTCGCGGTGTCCGCATCGGCCGCCCCGGTAGCACAAGACACGGCGCTGCGTGCGGCGAACGGTTGGCTGCGCCGTTCCCCGGCACCGCTCGCCGAGCCGGCCGGCCGCGCCGGTGCGGCCACGACCCACGGCGACGCCGCCGGTTCTCCGCTGTTTCACGTCGTGCAGCTCGAGCCGCGCGGATTCCTCGTGCTCGCCGCGGACGACGAGGTGGAACCGGTACTCGCGTTCTCGAGCGACTCGGCATTTCTCGCGCAACCCGCCACGCCGCTGTTCGACCTGCTCCAACGCGACGCCGCGGCGCGCATCGCGACGGCCCGTCGGGAGGCACAAGTCGCCAGTTTCTCCACCGCCGCGCGGACCCGCGGCGTGAATCGCGCGAAATGGGACACCCTGCTCTCGCTGGGGTCGGGCACAGCGGATGAGCGCGTGCGTACCTTCGCCGCATACGAGGTCAGCGATCTCTGCGTCGCGCCGATGGTCACCAGCCGCTGGGATCAGCTCAGCGCGCAGGTGCTCACCGCGACGGGCACGCGTGAAATCTTCATCTACAACTACTATACGCCTCCTTACGCGCCGGGCGATCCGGCCAACTTCCTCGCCGGCTGCTCGCCCGTGGCGTGGGCGCAGATCATGCGATTCCACGAGTGGCCGAAAGCGCCCACGCCGGGGCTCTACACGATGGCAATCGGTGGATGGCCATTGCGGGTGGCGATGCGCGGTGGTGACGGGAACGGCGGTCCCTACAACTGGGACGCGATGCCGCTCGTGCCCGGACCCGAGATCACGCTCGAACAGATTCAGGCGATCGGCGCGCTGATGCTCGACGCCGGCATTGGCACCGGAGCCGACTACTATCCGTCCTACATTGGCACCTTTGCCACGAACACCGCCGCCGCGATGAAGACCGTGTTCCGCTACGCCGAGGCGAAGACGTGCCTGCCTGATCCCGGACTGGAGGAGTTGATGAAGGCCGTCCGCACGAGCCTCGACGCCGGGCTGCCCGCCAACCTGAACATTTTCACCAAAACGAACATCGGCCACTCGGTGGTGATCGACGGTTACGGTTACCTGGCCGGCACGCGCTACCATCACATCAATCTTGGCTGGGGCGGCCACAGCACGGCCTGGTATAACTTCCCGCCGATCGATGTGCAGATGTCCGACGGCAGCCCCGAGTTCTTCACGGACATCACGTCGCTCATCTACAACATCGATCCGCAGGTCGCGGGTGAAATGATCACCGGCCGGATCACGCGGGAGGACGGCTCGCCCGTGGCCGGCGCAACCGTCGCGATCGATACCGTCCCCGCCCGCTCCGTGGCGACGAACGCCCGCGGAATTTACGCCTTCAAGGGTCTCGCCGCCGGCGCCACCCACACACTCTCCGCCACCGCAGACGGTCACCTCGTCACCTCGAGCGCAGCAACCACCACGGTCGGCAATTCCGCCGTCGAGACCAACACGACGCCGAACCGGACCGTGGACTTCCGCGCGACTCCCGTGACCGTTTCGGCGCCGGCGCCGCAGGCGATGACCGCCGGCTCGGCGGTACAGTTGTCCGTGGCGCCGAGTGCCGCTCAACCCGTCGGCTGGCGACACAATGGTGCCACACTCCCGGATACGGCGAGCCTGTCGTTGACGCTGCCCGCCCTGCAGCCGGCCGACGCGGGCGTGTATTCGCTCACGCTCTCCGCGGGAGCGGCCACCGCCGAGTCGCCGCTGGCGATCGTCGGCCTTGTCACTTCCGTCAAGGTCATCGGCGCCGGCCACGAGGTGCTGAGCGACGTTTACGTCGAGCAGAACGGCAACACCTTCGACCAGGTCCTCCTCGAAGGCGCAGCCGCCACGATCACCGCCGACTCCGCGGAGCACCAGATCACGCGGATCTCCTTCCTCGATCTAGACGACGACATCGTGCAGGTGGAATTCAGCGGACCCGGTTCGCTCACGGTCACGCTGGAGAATCCGAGCGGACCCGCGCTGCCGGTGAACTACATCCAGGGCGTCACGTACATGAAGGGCCACGCGAGTATCGTGATCACCGATGCGACCCAAGATACGCACGTGTCGGTCTTCAGTGTCGGCAAGGCCAATGCCGTCAATCAAACGCTCTTCAAACCCGGCATCGCCTACGACGGCATCGCCGACCTCGCGTTCATCGCGATCTCGAGTCGCGACGGCCGGTTCGGCGGCGTGCGCGCCGCCAATGCCTCCTTCTTCGCGTCGCGCGGGGTCACCGGCCTCTATGCGCCGGGCGTGAACATCACCGGACCGCTCTACTTGGGCGATGTCTCGGCCTTCGACACGGCAAAGGCGATGATCTGTGTAGGCGCCGCCGCGGACGTCCGCATCACCGGCGGCGATCTTTCCCAGGACAACGGCCAGCCGGTGCGCGTCAGCGGACTTTCGCGGGTGGCGTTCGCCGACGGCGCGGATTCTCACGGCCGTCCCCTGGGGGCGAAGTCCAACCGCGCCACCTTCTGGGACAATGGCGTCGACGTCACCGCGCAATTGGTGGCTGAGCCTCTTGCCGGCCCCGGCGGGCGTTAA
- a CDS encoding response regulator transcription factor, with amino-acid sequence MNALKRITVLLAEDHAVVRQGLCTLLETEGSFEVIGQAETGREAVELTATLRPEVVVMDIAMPVLNGLEATRQILNANAAARVLILSAHSDDEYIERMIAVGAAGFLEKQTSAEILTKAIHEVARGKAFYSPAIAKRMVDGQKRAQGRDGLARTSGTRLTSRETEVLQLVAEGQANKQIASVLGISIKTVEKHRHR; translated from the coding sequence ATGAACGCGCTGAAGAGGATCACCGTCTTGCTGGCCGAGGACCACGCCGTCGTGCGGCAGGGGCTGTGCACCTTGCTGGAGACCGAAGGAAGCTTCGAGGTGATCGGCCAGGCGGAGACGGGGCGCGAGGCGGTGGAACTGACCGCCACGTTGCGGCCGGAGGTGGTCGTCATGGACATTGCCATGCCGGTGCTCAACGGGCTGGAGGCGACGCGGCAGATCCTGAACGCCAACGCCGCGGCGCGCGTGCTCATTTTGTCGGCGCACAGCGACGACGAATACATCGAACGCATGATCGCCGTCGGAGCCGCCGGTTTTTTGGAGAAGCAGACGTCAGCGGAGATTCTCACCAAGGCGATTCACGAAGTGGCCAGGGGGAAGGCGTTTTACAGCCCGGCGATCGCCAAGCGGATGGTCGACGGACAAAAACGGGCGCAGGGGCGCGATGGGCTCGCTAGGACCAGTGGCACGCGACTGACCTCACGCGAGACCGAGGTGCTCCAATTGGTGGCGGAGGGGCAGGCAAACAAGCAAATTGCCAGCGTGCTGGGTATCAGCATCAAGACGGTCGAAAAGCACCGCCACAGGTGA